In Trichocoleus sp., the DNA window TAAGTCGGTGTCTGATTTGTATGGCATGATCCACCCCAACGCGAACGCAAAAGTCACGGTTCGTAGCGTGTTTGTGATCGATCCTCAGCGCAAACTGCGGCTCACCATCACCTATCCCCCTAGCACCGGGCGAAACTTTGATGAGATTTTGCGTGTAATTGATTCGCTACAGCTCACTGATCATTACAGTGTGGCAACGCCTGCAAACTGGCAGGATGGCGATGATTGCGTTGTTGTTCCTTCGATTCCCACCGAAGAAGCAAAGCAGAAGTTCCCGAAAGGTGTAACGGAAGTGAAGCCCTACTTGCGGATGACTCCTCAGCCGAACAAGTAAGCCATTCTTCGAGCAATTCATTCCTTCCTTAATTTAGTAGACAGTGTGACAGGAGCAGGGAAACCTCGCTCCTCTTTTTTTAATCTCCCTTTTTTGCTTTCTGGGTTTGATTGACTAGCTAAAGCATGTGGGTAACATACCGTTAAAGAATTTGTCGCAGGCAAAGCGGCGATGAAGCGAACAGATTTCTCAAATCCTGAAGATAACTCACGTTGCTTGTGCTTTTGATCCCGGTCATTATTACCCCCTAATACCCGTGTTTGATAAACCATTTTCTACTCAACTGTCCTTTGGTTCACTTCTGCTACTAGGGACGACCTCCACCGCAACAGCAGTTGTTTCGTCTAGTGCTTTAGGGTTGTTGGTTGTTTTGCTGGCTGTAGCAATTTGGTTTTTGCTGCGACGTTTGCGGCAAAGTTTGGAGGAACGCGATCGACTCAAACACCGATTAGCTGCAGAAACAGAGCAAGTGCAGACCGTAATCCACACGATTCGCGAAGGCATCATCACAACCGATGCTCAAGGACGGATCGAAATTCTCAATCCTCTGGCTGAAAAATTCACGGGTTGGCATCAGCAGGCAGCACAGGGACGATTGGTGTCTGAAGTCTTCCCGCTCTGGGATCAATCTACCCAGGAGCCGCTGACCCCCTTACTCGATCGACTGCTTCAAGAAGGACAACAAAGTAAAAGCTTGAATCCGGTGATTTTACGAGCGCGAGATCAATCTGAGCGGTTGCTTGAGAGTGTGATCACGATCGTTCATTCCCAGGAAGGAGAGATGACCGGCAGCGTCATTGTGTTTCGGGAAACAGCTTCGTTGAATTTGCCCATCAATCAACCCCTATGGCAAGACCAGTTTGATGCGCTGACTGGGTTATTCAATCGACAGGCGTTTGAAGATTGCTTGACACAGGCGATCATGCTGTCTCAACGGGACAACCAGGAGCACAGTCTTTGTTTTTTAGATCTCGATCGCTTTCGTGAAATTAATCGGCTTGAGGGCTTCAATGCTGGAGATGAGCTGTTGCGTCAGGTAAGCTCTTTGCTGCAAGCCAAAATTCGCCGCGCCGATACGGTTGCCCGCTTGGGTGGAGACGAGTTTGCCATTTTGCTCTACCGTTGTCCCGCAGATCAAGCAATCTACATCGCCCAATCGCTAACGCAAACGATCAAAGATTTTCAGTTTGAATGGCGAGGAAAGATTTTGCCGATCGAAGCCAGTATTGGGCTTGTTTCAGTTAGCGCAAACTCAAATGCGATCGACCTGCTTAAGGCGGCTGAACTAGCCTGTACAGCGGCTAAGACCCAGAATTTGGGGAAGGTTTATCTCTCTTAACTGGCATATATCTGTCAATCTGGAGACAATCTGGAAACAATCTAGAAATCAACCTGGGAACCAATCTAGTTGCACTTGTGGCAAGCCTAAATCAATATCTCTTTTGAGGCATGCAAGCATTCTTTGATCCTGCTCATGATTGAAACGCCCTCGCGATCGGCTGATGATCGTGCTTTATTGGTGTGAATCTATCAGGTCAGGAAACTAGGATATGCCCCAACTCTTTGAACCGTTTACCCAACGTGGAGTGACGCTGCGAAATCGCGTTGTTATGTCTCCCATGTGCGAGTACTCTAGCGTGGATGGTTTTGCCAATGATTGGCATCTGGTTCATCTGGTCAGTCGTGCAGTTGGTGGGTCTGGGCTGATCATGACCGAAGCTGCCTCTGTTGAACCGCGTGGACGCATTACCCCACAAGATTTAGGGATCTGGCAGGATGCTCACATTGAGCCACTGACTCGAATCGTTGAATTAATTGAAAAGAATGGTGCAGTTGCCGGAATTCAGCTTGCTCACGCAGGACGCAAGGCGAGTGCTGCCCGTCCCTGGGAAGGAGGACATGGGCTAACTGAAACGGAAGGGGGCTGGACAGTAGTTGCGCCGAGTGCAATTCCTTTTGACAGCAAGAGCCCGATGCCCGAAGCAATGAGTCTGGAAGACATTCAAGCCCTGATTCAAGCATTTGTGCAGGCAACAACCCGATCGCTCAATGCTGGATTTAAGATTATTGAAATTCACGCAGCGCATGGCTATCTTCTGCATGAGTTTCTTTCACCCTTAAGCAATCAACGAACGGATCAGTATGGAGGGTGTTTTGAGAATCGGATTCGATTGCTCTGTGAGGTTGCCGAAGCTGTCCGAAATGCTTTGCCAGAGCACTATCCGCTTTGGGTTCGCATCTCTGCAACAGATTGGGCTGAGAATGGCTGGACGATCGATGAAAGTGTTGCCCTCTGCGACAAACTCCGATCGCTTAATGTTGATTTAATCGATTGTTCTTCTGGCGGGCTGGTTCCCGGCGTGAAAATTCCGGTTGGACCCGGTTATCAAACATCATTTGCCGATCGAATTCGCCGTGAAGCCGGGATTGCAACGGGAGCCGTTGGCATGATTACCGCTCCAGAACAGGCAGACCAGATTATTCGCACCGGGCAAGCAGATTTGGTACTTCTAGCACGAGAACTTTTGCGCGACCCCTATTGGACACTCCGCGCTGCACAACGACTCAGACAGCCGATTCCTAAACCAATTCAATACGATCGAGCCTGGCAGTAATTGAAAGCATTGCTGAACGGTCAATTATTTACTATTTCAATTGCTTGTATTCATTTGGTTCAATGATCTTATTCACTTTGCGTTCTTCAGCATTGATGTAAATGTTTACCGCTAGATCACTCGTAACTTGCTCGTACTTTGTTTGAATCAAAGCCTGCATTTGCCAAAATGTTGTTCACGTTGACAGTAGTATAGAACGGTAAAAGACCGTACTTAGACGTAACAATAATATTATGATTCGGAGTACCACTTTCGTTCACATCGACAGCATCAATCATCGAAAGTTTCAGAAAAGTTTCAGAACTGAGTACTCATCATTCCTTTAGGTCTGGGGTTGAGAGACTCAGGCAGAGCTGCACATAATCTTCTTCTGCTTCACCCATTAAGTTAGAGAGCGTCAGTCCCAGGAGCCGAACGGGTTTGTGTTCAATTTCTGTTGTGCCTAAGAGTTCATCTGCCAACTCCAGGATCAATCCCAGTTCCGTGATGGGCTGAGTCAGAGTTTTGCTGCGCGTTACCTGCTGATAATCGGCATACTTCACTTTCAAAGTCAGCGTTCGTCCTGCACTTTGTTTGGCATCCAATCGTGCTTTGAGGGTTTGAGCCACTGCCTCTAATGCAGCGAGGATAGAACGACGATCGCTCAAGTCCGGGTCATAGCTATTCTCAGCCCCGATTGATTTGCGGATACGGTTCGGTTGAACGGGTCGATCGTCTTGGGCTCTGGCAATCTTGTAGTAATAACGCCCCACTTTGCCAAACTGCTGAACGAGATCGGTTTCTGACCATTGCTTTAGATCGGCTCCAGTGTTAATCCCCAACTGGTGCATCTTGGCAGCGGTGACTTCCCCTACTCCATAAAACTGCTCGATCGCTAACTGTTCAACAAAGGCAGTGGCAGCTTCAGGGGGAATTAAATACAATCCATTGGGTTTGTCCATGCCGGAGGCAATTTTAGCCAGAAATTTATTAATCGATACTCCCGCAGAAGCGGTTAGTCCCGTCTCTTCAGCAATGCACTGCTTAATTTCTTGAGCAATCAACGTCGCTGACGGTATCCCTCGTTTATTTTGAGTCACATCCAGATAGGCTTCATCCAGTGCCAGCGGTTCCACCCAATCGGTATATCGATAAAAAATCTCTCGGATCTGTTCTGAGATCGATCGATACACCTCATATCGGGGTTTAACAAAGATGACAAAGGGACATTTTTGATAGGCAGTGCGAGACGGCATAGCAGAATAGATGCCATATTGCCGGGCTTCATAACTGGCAGCGGCGATCGCCCCTCGTTTGGCAGGAGAGCCTCCAACGACGAGTGGTTTGCCCCGGTAACTTGGCTCATCGCGTTGTTCTACCGAAGCAAAAAATGCATCCATGTCAATATGAATGATTTTTCGCACTGTGTTCATAAGTTAAAGCCGGTGATGAGATTTGAACTCACGACCGCTCGATTACGAATCGAGTGCTCTACCACTGAGCTACACCGGCAAATGCTTTATCAGTATAGCAGGCAGATATCAGCAGTCGGTAGTCCATATCAGAAATTGACCAGCATTAGCTGGATCGGGCTGCCTGCGGGGATTAGCGTTGCTCCAATCGGTACGATCGCCAAACCATTCGTTTGTGCCAGGTTAATCAAATTTCCGGAGTTTTGTGTCCCGCCTGCGACCTGAAACTCAAATTCTCCCTTGACTAAACTCACTTTGCCCCAAACATAGCTCTCGCGCTTGCCATCCGCTCGCAAATCCTGCGTTGCGCGTCCATTTACAAGGGTGGGCTGCCACCCTTCTGTAAGCCCTGATAGTTGCCGCAAAGCAGGCTGAACAAAGCGCCAAAAGCTGACCAATGCCGAAACCGGATTGCCCGGTAGGCCGAAGTAAAGCTTCGGGGCTCCATATTTCCTGCCTGCCTCTTGATCAAACACTGCCACCGTCAAAGGTTTTCCCGGTTTGACAGCAACCGATCGAATCTGGATTTCGGCTCCTAGGTCTGCCAGAATGCGATCGACATAATCATAATCGCCAACAGAAACGCCGCCGGAAGAAAGCACCATATCTGCTTGATTAATTGCTTGGGCGGTCGCTGCTTTCAGAGCTTCAGGCTGATCTGGCACAATTCCCAAACAAAGCGGTTCGGCTCCTGTTTGAGCCACCAACGCCGCCAGCGCATACTGATTAGAATCAATAATTTGTCCAGGTTGGAGCGGGCGATCGGGGGAAACCAGTTCGCTGCCTGTTGAGAGAATGGCGACTTGGGGACGACGATACACTGCAACCTGAGTACATTGAGCCGTTGCCAGCACTGCAATATCTGGAGCCGAGAGGCGAATTCCGGCGGTCAGTAATTCATTCCCTGCCTGATAGAACGCTGCCCGCCGCCGCACAAATGCCTGAGGCTTAGGAGCAGAGAGAATCGTAACCTGATTGCCCGATCGCTGGGTCTCTTCCTGAATCACGATCGTATCTGCTCCTGGCGGCAGCATTGAGCCTGTGAGAATTCGGGCTGCTTGCCCCGACTGAACCCACTTCTGCGGCTGATAGCCTGCCGGGATCTCTTCAATGATTTCTAGTGTCACAGGCTGCTCTGCATGACAGTCTGCGACATCAGCGTAGCGAACCGCATATCCATCCATTGCCGAGTTATCCCAATAAGGAAAATCCTGATTTCCGGTAACAGGTGCGGCTAAAATTCGCCCAACTGCATCTTGCAGATTAACCATTTCTCGATCGCGCTTTGAGTCGAGCGGTTGCACTAGACTTAAGATTAGAGATTCAGCTTCTTGGGCAGATAACATAATACCTTCAGACAAAATAATGATTCGGCTACTGTCAATTTACTACTGTCAATCTATTTTGTCGGCTGCCTTTTGGTTCTGCTAAAGCCAGTTGTGTCGTGTTTGTATGGACTCGTTGCTGCTCTAAGCAGTCACTGAGCAATTGGCAATTAAACTTGGGAGAGAGGTAAATTAAATTGCGATACGCTACCATCGATTCCTTGAAATCCTTGTAAAGCAACTCCCTCCTGCTCTGTAGCTCCTCTCATTTCATTTATTCTGCTTGCCTCAACACTCCATTGTTCTATGTTAAATCGTTTGAAAATTGGTACTCGGATTGGGGGAGGATTTGCGCTAGGGTTGGCAATTTTGACGACGCTGGGAATTGTGGCTTACCAAGCCACTGCGAACCTAATTGAAAACTCAGCCCTGCAATCGCACACCTATCAAGTATTGGGGCAGATTAGCGAACTGAACAGGCAGTTAGCGAACGCAGAAACAGGACAACGGGGCTATATCATCACGGGGCAATCCAAATATTTGACACCCTACAGCAGCGCCCTCCAGCAGATTGATCAAAATTTTCAATCACTGCAAACTCTGACAGCAGATAACCCAAATCAGCAGCGTCGATTACAGGATTTGCAGCCACCTCTTGAGGCGAGGTTAAACAGACTGCGGGAAGGCATCAGGCTCCGAGACGAGGGAGGGATTGAGGCGGCGAGTGGCTTTGTGCTGTCGGATAAGGGACGACAGTTGATGGAGCAGATTCGCACAATTACCGGGGAGATGGAAAATGAGGAGCGTCGTCTATTGCAGCAACGAACCCAAAAAGCTCAGATTGCGGCAAGACAAACGATAGACACGATCGTCTATGGAATTCCCGCTTCTTTTATCATCCTTTCGCTACTGGGGTTCTGGCTGTCTCGCAATATTTCCCAACCACTGCGCCGACTTTCAGCGACTGCCGAGCGAATTGCCGATGGAGATTTGTCAGTCCGATTGCCTCAGAGCAACGCTCGCGACGAGACGGGTGTGCTAACGCGCACGTTTAATCAAATGGTGGTCAACCTGCGTGATACCATCCAAAAAAATGAAAACCAGCGCTGGCTGAAGTCCAATCTTGTCGATCTGTCTCAATTACTTCAGGGACAGCGAAACCCTGAGCGGGTGGCTCATTTAGCTCTGACCCGTATTGTCTCTCTGGTTAATGCTCAACAGGGAGTTTTTTATGTGCTCGATTCCACGATAGAACCTGCGGTGTTGCGGCTATTGAGCAGCTATGCCTATCAAGAGCGCAAAAATCTGGCGAACCAGTTTCGCTTGGGGGAAGGATTAGTCGGGCAATGTGCGCTAGAGAAGCAGCGAATCTTACTGACGAATGTGCCAGGAGATTATATTCGCATCAGTTCTGGTTTAGGTGAAGCTCTTCCCTTAAATATTGTGGTGTTGCCGCTTTTATTTGAGTCTGAAGTGAAAGGCGTCATGGAACTCGCTTCTTTAGAGCGATTTAGTGAATTGCAGCTAACCCTAGTGGAAGAAGCCAGCAGCTCGATCGGCGTGATGCTCAATGCGATCGATGCTGACACTCAAACACAGAATCTGCTAGAGCAGTCCCAACAGTTAGCTGAAGAACTCCGCAACCAGCAAGAAGAATTGCTGCAAAGCAATCAACTTTTAGAAGAAAAGACGCAATCCTTGCAAGAATCTGAGTTTGTTTTGCAACAGCAGCAGGAAGAATTGCAGCAGTCTAATGAAGAATTGCAGCAACTCAATGAAGAACTTGAAGAGAAAGCAGAGTTATTAGAGTCGCAGAAGCAGCAGGTTGAACGAAAGAACCAGGAAATTGAACGAGCAAGACAAGCATTAGAAGAACAGGCAAGACAACTGGCACTGTCATCAAAATACAAGTCTGAGTTTCTGGCGAATATGTCGCATGAACTGCGAACACCGCTCAACAGTTTACTCATTTTGGCAAAGTTGTTGAGTGAGAATGGCGAAGGTAATTTAACCGAAAAACAAGTTGAATATAGCCGCACAATTCACTCTTCTGGTGTTGATTTGCTGTCGTTGATCAATGACATTTTGGATCTGGCAAAAATTGAGTCAGGCACGATGTCGATCGAGGTTCAAGCGGTGTTACTCAGCACCCTACAGATGGATCTGCAACGAACCTTTCAGCCGATCGCACTCACCAAGGGCTTACATTTTGCGATCGAGCTAGATGATCAACTGCCAGCCACGATTACCACCGATCCAAAACGCCTGCAACAGATTCTAAAAAACCTACTTTCCAATGCCATTAAGTTCACTGACAAAGGTAGCGTCACTGTTCACATTCAAAGAGCTGCTGGACAGCAAATTGCTTTTATTATCAACGATACGGGAATTGGCATTCCCCTCGAAAAACAGCAAATTATTTTTGAAGCTTTTCAGCAAGCAGATGGCACGACCAGTCGTAAATATGGTGGCACAGGTTTAGGCTTGTCTATTAGCTTAGAACTGGCTCGCTTGCTAGGGGGAACGATCGCGATTGTTAGCCAACCCAACCAGGGCAGCAAGTTTACGCTCTATCTACCTGAACAACCTTCGGAAACTGTCCTAGCTCAAGCTGCCTCAGGCGGGACTTCCAGTTTTAGATCAGAAATTCGTGAAGTGAGCCAATTGCAACCATTCTTTGAGCCAGAGATTCTTCCGGTTCGATCGCTCGATTCTCTGCCAAATGACATCGAAGACGATCGGGCTCATTTACCGCCCGGTTCAAAGATTTTGCTGGTGATTGAGGATGACATTAACTTTGCTCGCATTCTGCTGGAGATGGCAAGACGGCAAGGCTTTAAAGTGCTGGTTGCCCTGCAAGGACAGGCGGGTTTGGTGCTGGCACAGCAGTTTATCCCTGATGCAATTACGCTTGACCTCCACTTACCAGATATCGAAGGCTGGCTTGTGTTAGAGCAGCTCAAGCGCGACCCGGCAACTCGTCATATTCCCATTCATGTCATGACAGTGGACGATCGGCAGGCGCGAGAGTTTCAAATGGGAGCCATTGCTCATATCCAGAAGCCAGTTTCACCCGAAGTGCTGACCCAAACCCTGACCGGAATCAAGCAATTTGTGGAGCGTCAGGTGAAGCGGTTAATGGTGATTGAAGATGACCCAGTACAGGCAAACAGCATTATTGAACTGATTGGGGGAGAAGATGTCGAGAGTGTTGCGGTAAATACCGGAACAGCAGCGCTGCAAATTCTCAAATCTCAGCCCTTTGACTGTGTCGTGCTCGATCTGGGCTTACCCGACATGAATGGATTTGAATTGATTGAACAGATCAAACAGCAACCCAATCTTGCCGCGTTACCCATTATTGTCTATACCGGAAAAGAGCTAACTGAAGCGGAAGAAACCCGACTGAAGCGGCTGGCAGAAACAATCATCGTCAAAGATGTCCGATCGCCCGAACGCTTGCTGGATGAAACGGCTCTGTTTTTGCATCGGGTACAGGCAAATCTGCCGCAGGCAAAACGTCAGATGTTAGAACAATTCCAGCAAACAGACCCCACATTAGCCGGAAAGAAAATCTTGATTGTGGATGATGATGTTCGTAATATTTTTGCATTAACCAGTTTATTAGAGCAGCATCAAATGGAAATTCTGTTTGCCGAAAATGGTAGAACGGGGATTGAAACGCTGCAAGCAAATCCTGATGTGGCTCTGGTATTGATGGATGTGATGATGCCAGAACTGGATGGATACGAAACCACGCAGCTCATTCGCCAACAGGAAGCGTTTCGGTCGCTGCCGATTATTGCGCTAACTGCAAAAGCAATGCAGGGCGATCGAGAAAAGTGCATTGAGGCAGGCGCATCTGACTACATTACTAAGCCAGTAGATACAGAACAGCTCCTATCGCTCTTGCGCCTCTGGCTATACCGTTGATGATATGTTTGTGTTCAAACCTACCTTTTGGCAAGCCAAAAATCATCTTCCTGAGATATGAACGCTGATGCAAATTCAGGAACACTAATAGTTGAAGATTTTTATTGATTCGAGAGTTCCATGGTTGCGGTTAGAACGATAAATCCAGAAGACATAGAAATTCAGTTGCTGGCTGAAGGCTTGTACCGTCTCTATGGTCATGATTTCCGCAACTATGCTCCTGCTTCACTGAAGCGGCGAATTTATCACTTTTTGCAAACTGAGGAATTGTTGAGCATTTCGGCTTTACAGGAACGTATTCTTTACGATCGCTCCTGTGTCGATCGGCTGCTGCTGGGGCTAACGGTGAATACAACAGCAATGTTCCGCGATCCCAGTTTTTATGTTGCTTTCCGAGAGCAGGTGGTTCCCATTCTCCGCACCTATCCCTTCATTCGGATCTGGCACGCAGGATGCTCTACTGGGCAGGAAGTGTATTCAATGGCAATTTTGCTGCAAGAGGCGGGCGTGTATCATCGTTGCCGAATTTATGCGACAGACGCAAACGAAAAGGTTTTACAAGCAGCAAGAAGCGGTATTTATCCTCTCAAACAGATGCAGGAATATACACAGCTTTATCTCAAAGCCGGAGGACAACGATCGTTTTCGGAATATTACACGGCGAGTCATGGGAGTGCTGTTTTGCGTTCTTCGCTACGAGACCATGTCGTGTTTGGCCAGCACAATTTAGTGACCGATCGATCGTTTAATGAATTTAATTTAATTTTGTGTCGAAACGTACTAATTTACTTCAATCAGACACTTCAAAATCAAGTTCATAAGCTGTTCTATGAAAGCCTTTGTAAATTTGGCA includes these proteins:
- the dinB gene encoding DNA polymerase IV, whose translation is MNTVRKIIHIDMDAFFASVEQRDEPSYRGKPLVVGGSPAKRGAIAAASYEARQYGIYSAMPSRTAYQKCPFVIFVKPRYEVYRSISEQIREIFYRYTDWVEPLALDEAYLDVTQNKRGIPSATLIAQEIKQCIAEETGLTASAGVSINKFLAKIASGMDKPNGLYLIPPEAATAFVEQLAIEQFYGVGEVTAAKMHQLGINTGADLKQWSETDLVQQFGKVGRYYYKIARAQDDRPVQPNRIRKSIGAENSYDPDLSDRRSILAALEAVAQTLKARLDAKQSAGRTLTLKVKYADYQQVTRSKTLTQPITELGLILELADELLGTTEIEHKPVRLLGLTLSNLMGEAEEDYVQLCLSLSTPDLKE
- a CDS encoding NADH:flavin oxidoreductase/NADH oxidase, encoding MPQLFEPFTQRGVTLRNRVVMSPMCEYSSVDGFANDWHLVHLVSRAVGGSGLIMTEAASVEPRGRITPQDLGIWQDAHIEPLTRIVELIEKNGAVAGIQLAHAGRKASAARPWEGGHGLTETEGGWTVVAPSAIPFDSKSPMPEAMSLEDIQALIQAFVQATTRSLNAGFKIIEIHAAHGYLLHEFLSPLSNQRTDQYGGCFENRIRLLCEVAEAVRNALPEHYPLWVRISATDWAENGWTIDESVALCDKLRSLNVDLIDCSSGGLVPGVKIPVGPGYQTSFADRIRREAGIATGAVGMITAPEQADQIIRTGQADLVLLARELLRDPYWTLRAAQRLRQPIPKPIQYDRAWQ
- a CDS encoding protein-glutamate O-methyltransferase CheR encodes the protein MVAVRTINPEDIEIQLLAEGLYRLYGHDFRNYAPASLKRRIYHFLQTEELLSISALQERILYDRSCVDRLLLGLTVNTTAMFRDPSFYVAFREQVVPILRTYPFIRIWHAGCSTGQEVYSMAILLQEAGVYHRCRIYATDANEKVLQAARSGIYPLKQMQEYTQLYLKAGGQRSFSEYYTASHGSAVLRSSLRDHVVFGQHNLVTDRSFNEFNLILCRNVLIYFNQTLQNQVHKLFYESLCKFGILVLGRQETIRFTHYERHYEELVKAEKIYRRRD
- a CDS encoding peroxiredoxin, producing MALQLGDTVPNFTQKSSEGEINFYDWAGDSWVVLFSHPADYTPVCTTELGEVAKLKPEFDKRNAKVIALSVDDAESHKGWIGDINETQKTSVNYPILADEDKSVSDLYGMIHPNANAKVTVRSVFVIDPQRKLRLTITYPPSTGRNFDEILRVIDSLQLTDHYSVATPANWQDGDDCVVVPSIPTEEAKQKFPKGVTEVKPYLRMTPQPNK
- a CDS encoding diguanylate cyclase — protein: MFDKPFSTQLSFGSLLLLGTTSTATAVVSSSALGLLVVLLAVAIWFLLRRLRQSLEERDRLKHRLAAETEQVQTVIHTIREGIITTDAQGRIEILNPLAEKFTGWHQQAAQGRLVSEVFPLWDQSTQEPLTPLLDRLLQEGQQSKSLNPVILRARDQSERLLESVITIVHSQEGEMTGSVIVFRETASLNLPINQPLWQDQFDALTGLFNRQAFEDCLTQAIMLSQRDNQEHSLCFLDLDRFREINRLEGFNAGDELLRQVSSLLQAKIRRADTVARLGGDEFAILLYRCPADQAIYIAQSLTQTIKDFQFEWRGKILPIEASIGLVSVSANSNAIDLLKAAELACTAAKTQNLGKVYLS
- the glp gene encoding gephyrin-like molybdotransferase Glp, coding for MLSAQEAESLILSLVQPLDSKRDREMVNLQDAVGRILAAPVTGNQDFPYWDNSAMDGYAVRYADVADCHAEQPVTLEIIEEIPAGYQPQKWVQSGQAARILTGSMLPPGADTIVIQEETQRSGNQVTILSAPKPQAFVRRRAAFYQAGNELLTAGIRLSAPDIAVLATAQCTQVAVYRRPQVAILSTGSELVSPDRPLQPGQIIDSNQYALAALVAQTGAEPLCLGIVPDQPEALKAATAQAINQADMVLSSGGVSVGDYDYVDRILADLGAEIQIRSVAVKPGKPLTVAVFDQEAGRKYGAPKLYFGLPGNPVSALVSFWRFVQPALRQLSGLTEGWQPTLVNGRATQDLRADGKRESYVWGKVSLVKGEFEFQVAGGTQNSGNLINLAQTNGLAIVPIGATLIPAGSPIQLMLVNF
- a CDS encoding response regulator; translated protein: MLNRLKIGTRIGGGFALGLAILTTLGIVAYQATANLIENSALQSHTYQVLGQISELNRQLANAETGQRGYIITGQSKYLTPYSSALQQIDQNFQSLQTLTADNPNQQRRLQDLQPPLEARLNRLREGIRLRDEGGIEAASGFVLSDKGRQLMEQIRTITGEMENEERRLLQQRTQKAQIAARQTIDTIVYGIPASFIILSLLGFWLSRNISQPLRRLSATAERIADGDLSVRLPQSNARDETGVLTRTFNQMVVNLRDTIQKNENQRWLKSNLVDLSQLLQGQRNPERVAHLALTRIVSLVNAQQGVFYVLDSTIEPAVLRLLSSYAYQERKNLANQFRLGEGLVGQCALEKQRILLTNVPGDYIRISSGLGEALPLNIVVLPLLFESEVKGVMELASLERFSELQLTLVEEASSSIGVMLNAIDADTQTQNLLEQSQQLAEELRNQQEELLQSNQLLEEKTQSLQESEFVLQQQQEELQQSNEELQQLNEELEEKAELLESQKQQVERKNQEIERARQALEEQARQLALSSKYKSEFLANMSHELRTPLNSLLILAKLLSENGEGNLTEKQVEYSRTIHSSGVDLLSLINDILDLAKIESGTMSIEVQAVLLSTLQMDLQRTFQPIALTKGLHFAIELDDQLPATITTDPKRLQQILKNLLSNAIKFTDKGSVTVHIQRAAGQQIAFIINDTGIGIPLEKQQIIFEAFQQADGTTSRKYGGTGLGLSISLELARLLGGTIAIVSQPNQGSKFTLYLPEQPSETVLAQAASGGTSSFRSEIREVSQLQPFFEPEILPVRSLDSLPNDIEDDRAHLPPGSKILLVIEDDINFARILLEMARRQGFKVLVALQGQAGLVLAQQFIPDAITLDLHLPDIEGWLVLEQLKRDPATRHIPIHVMTVDDRQAREFQMGAIAHIQKPVSPEVLTQTLTGIKQFVERQVKRLMVIEDDPVQANSIIELIGGEDVESVAVNTGTAALQILKSQPFDCVVLDLGLPDMNGFELIEQIKQQPNLAALPIIVYTGKELTEAEETRLKRLAETIIVKDVRSPERLLDETALFLHRVQANLPQAKRQMLEQFQQTDPTLAGKKILIVDDDVRNIFALTSLLEQHQMEILFAENGRTGIETLQANPDVALVLMDVMMPELDGYETTQLIRQQEAFRSLPIIALTAKAMQGDREKCIEAGASDYITKPVDTEQLLSLLRLWLYR